The genome window CACAGGGTGTATGTCGATGCATTTTTCATCGACGTGTACGAGGTGACGCAACTGCAATACATGGAAGTGATGCGGGACAACCCCAGTTACTTCAACGAATGTCCGTTGTGCCCGGTGGAGAAGGTGACGCATTTCCAGGCGGTGTCGTATTGCAGCAAATTGAAGAAGCGCCTGCCGACGGAAGCGGAGTGGGAAAAGGCGGCCCGGGGCGGCACGGAGGGTACTTATTATTGGGGTAAAGACCTGATCGATTTCTATGCGTGGTACGGCAACAACTCCGGAGGCCGCACGCAACCGGTGGGCCAACGCAAGCCGAATGCCTTCGGCCTGTACGACATGACCGGTAATGTCTGGGAATGGGTATCGGACTGGTACGAACGCGATTACTACAAGACCCGCCCCGCGCGCAATCCACAGGGACCGCAAACCGGCACGTTGAAGGGGGTGCGCGGCGGCGGATGGGGGCACCCCCCGGAGTTGCAGGCACACGCCTACCGCGATTACAAGGAACCGGACACGCGTTATATCAACGTGGGATTCCGCTGCGCCAAGGACGCGAAACGATGAGCGATGAGTTGACCGATCTGACCGGCGACGGTTACGCCGCTGCCGACTGGCAGAAGCATTACGACGACAACGACATGCCGTGGGATCTGGGCGAGGTGGCGCCGCCGTTTGTCCGCCTGTGGGAAGAGGGGCGCATCACGCCCGGCCGCATGATCGTGCCCGGCTGCGGGCAGGGCCACGAGGTGAAGTTTTTCGCGGACAAGGGGATGGACGTGACGGCGGTGGATGTGGCCCCCGGCGCGGTGGAGCGGCTTCGCACGCATCTTAAAAATGCCGGAGTGGATGCGCGGGTGGTGCACGCGGATTTTTTTTCGCTGAACGGCAAGCATGATGCGCGTTACGACGTGTTTCTGGAGCAGACCTTTTTCTGCGCCATCCATCCCCACCGGCGCGCCGATTACGCGGACACGGCGCATCGCATTCTAAAACCGGGGGGTGTGCTGGCAGGATTGTTTTATGAAACGGGAGAGCAGGGCGGACCACCGTTCAACACCACCGCCGACGACATCCTGCACCATTTCGGCGACCGGTTCACCATCCGCCATCTGGAAAAATGCGACCATTCCGTCGAACGCCGTCAGGGCAAGGAATGGCTGGCGTTGCTGGAACGGAAATGAAACGCCGCTTCAATCGTGCAGGGGCTGCTGGCAGTCCGGGAGGTCGTTTTTGGGCGAGTTGACGGTTTTTGAAATGGCGTGGAACGTCAGCTTGTCGCCGGCAAGCGGCTGCATCAACGCTTTCAGGGATGGCGACGTGGCGGCGGGATCGAGCCAGCCGCTGTAATCCTCCGGCATCAGGATCACCGGCATGCGGTGATGCAGGGATTGCAACGGGCGGTTGGCTTCGGTGGTGAGGATGGTGAAGGTCTCGATCGGTCCCGCGGGTCCCCGCCATGCCGACCACAATCCGGCGAAGGCGAACAGAGCGCCGTCTTCCATAAAAATACGGTGCGGTGTCTTGCCGTTGTCGTCCTGTTTCCATTCGTAGAAGCCGTCGGTGGGGACCAGGCAGCGGTGCTGGCGGAACGAGGCTTTGAAGCTGGGCTTTTCGTGCACGGTTTCGGCGCGGGCGTTGATCAGCTTGTGTCCCAGTTTTTCGTCCTTCGCCCATGCGGGCAGCAGGCCCCAGCGCATGGGACGCAGAGTGCGTTCGCTGCCGTTATTCACCACCACGGGCAGGGTCTGGCTGGGCGCGATGTTGTAGCGAGGCTCATGGAACAGGCCCACGGGCAGCGCGGCGAAATGGTGCTGAATGGTTTTGAGGGGTTTGGTCAGGCTGTAGCGTCCGCACATGATGCTGTCCGTTTCCCGGTTTGTTTCAAAAGGGGGTTTCGATCATCGCCCTATGAATATAATATAGAGCCACACGTTGCAACCGATAACCGAATTGATAACGCTCCCAAC of Nitrospina watsonii contains these proteins:
- a CDS encoding formylglycine-generating enzyme family protein produces the protein MVRKTKRSVSMLATGLVCLALAVTSTAQPMDPMQALELLRQKKEFEEQELKRLSSMQKIPAGEFLMGRNGVNKNEAPVHRVYVDAFFIDVYEVTQLQYMEVMRDNPSYFNECPLCPVEKVTHFQAVSYCSKLKKRLPTEAEWEKAARGGTEGTYYWGKDLIDFYAWYGNNSGGRTQPVGQRKPNAFGLYDMTGNVWEWVSDWYERDYYKTRPARNPQGPQTGTLKGVRGGGWGHPPELQAHAYRDYKEPDTRYINVGFRCAKDAKR
- a CDS encoding methyltransferase domain-containing protein, producing the protein MSDELTDLTGDGYAAADWQKHYDDNDMPWDLGEVAPPFVRLWEEGRITPGRMIVPGCGQGHEVKFFADKGMDVTAVDVAPGAVERLRTHLKNAGVDARVVHADFFSLNGKHDARYDVFLEQTFFCAIHPHRRADYADTAHRILKPGGVLAGLFYETGEQGGPPFNTTADDILHHFGDRFTIRHLEKCDHSVERRQGKEWLALLERK
- a CDS encoding SOS response-associated peptidase — protein: MCGRYSLTKPLKTIQHHFAALPVGLFHEPRYNIAPSQTLPVVVNNGSERTLRPMRWGLLPAWAKDEKLGHKLINARAETVHEKPSFKASFRQHRCLVPTDGFYEWKQDDNGKTPHRIFMEDGALFAFAGLWSAWRGPAGPIETFTILTTEANRPLQSLHHRMPVILMPEDYSGWLDPAATSPSLKALMQPLAGDKLTFHAISKTVNSPKNDLPDCQQPLHD